The genomic region ATCGGGTTCGTAGATGAGACTAAAGCCTGCTCAAATATCCAGTTTCCGTCGTTTACTGCATTCTCGCGGCAAAAAATAACTGATACAATCCTAGCCAACCGGGTAGCCCGACGGGGCGATAAGCGGGTATCGTCAGCCTGTTTCCGGTTAATCCTTTCTTGACGGCTTTCACTTGGACGGAGTGGAAATGATCCTAGTTAATTTTAAAGCCCATGGTGAATGGTTAGTTCGTAATGGCGACTCCAGAAAACTCGCAATTGCCAGGAAAACAAAAAACCCATTTGAAGATCCTTTGGAATGGAAGCCGCCAAAGCGGTATGGACTCTATTCGGATGACTATCCAGATCCGGAAGACGATGAAAGTTCTTATGAAAATCAACAAACTTTTCCAGACAAAAATTATGAATATGACAGGGATTTACAAGGCATTTTTGTCAGAGATCCAAATGTCAGAGGCAAAGTGTACGATACCAATGGCTTGCGCTGTTTGAGGGCAGAATACATGTCATGCCCGCTCGAAAGAGGCGTATTTAGATTAAGCGATGACGATGAAGAGGATTTTAGGCTAGCTGGATTTAACCAGAAAACTGACTGGAATGAATTTAAAGAACGAATAAAAATATTGCTCCCATGTTCACATCCTCAAAGCGCCTTCATAAAGAAAGTTAATGATGGGAAATTATTAACTGCTGATATTGACCGGATTTACTTCGAAATACAGCGAAAACACTATTTCGATTATTTCCGCAAATCAGCGCCAATAGAACACGAATGCCATTTGGATTTTGTAAGCATTGACAGCGCGTATTCTTCTAATAATGGTTCGGTATCAGAAAATGACAAGCGGCTTGCAAGTCTCACTGAATTTATTCAATGGCTCGAAAATCAGGTTAAAAATGATGGTTTTGATTTCGATCACTTTAATTTAGATTGTACGAAAGATCAGTTATTTGATCATTTAAGGCGTTGGGAAGAATCTCGAATTTCAAAAAAAGATCGTGTTTGGGATGTAAAGAGATGGAATTCATGTCGTGGGCGAAGAACGGGAATACTATTTGGGCTGGAACTTGCGGGCGCTCAACGAGCGGCTAAAAAACGCCGCCGCCGAATCTTCCGAACGTTTGGCAGAGGAATTCATCTGGCTGGAAAGGTGTCAATGGCCAACAGAATTGAGCCAGTTTTGGCCATTAAAATTGAGCCACTTTTCCAGGATTAAGATGGCTGATTCAGTTTTGTTTTGAGTCGGTAACTTTCTCCTCCGAGCATAAAAATGTGTGAATGATGGATAATGCGGTCGATGATCGGTACGGCGACGTTATCATCGTGGAAGAACTCGCTCCATTGGGTGAAGTCCTTGTTGGTGGTCAGGATGATCGACCGGTATTCATACAGCGCGTTGATGAGCTGAAACAGGTTATGCCGTCCTTGTTTGTTCATCGGCAGATACCCCAGTTCATCGATGATCAACACATCGAACTTGAGCAACTGGTTGATCTTCTTTTTCAACTCGCCTTTGAGTTCGGCCACTTCCAGGGTTTCCATCAGGCTGAGGGCGGTGTGGAAGCTGACTTTGTAACCGGCGTCGATGGCTTTCAGACCGATGCCGATGGCCAGATGGGTCTTGCCGACGCCGGGCGGGCCGATGAAGACGACGTTGTCGCGGTTGTCGATAAAGCCGAAGTCGAGCAGGCTGTTGACCTCGGCAACTGCTCCTGCGTTGCTCTACCTCCTGCATCCATGCAGTCGTCGCGTTTGCTGATCGTGGTCTGGAACCGGTAATCGAACTCTTCCAGACTTTTGTGCAGCGGAAAGCCCGCGCGTTTACGGTTTTGCTCGATGCGCTTGCCGTTGCGTTGTTGCTGTTCGTGCAGGACCAGGCTTTCGGCAAACTGCAGATAGGAGCTTTCATGGGCTTCGGCCTGGCTCAACAGTTGTTCCAGCGCGTCGGCAATACCGGCCAGGCAGAGACTGCCGTACCTCTGGGCGACGCTGTTAATGGACGCCATGGCTCACTCCCTGGCCAGTGGGGTGGCCATGCAGGGCGCCATAACGCGCCAGGACGGTTGACGCCGGGCTGGCCGTTGGTTTCGCCTCGGCCGGCGTGATCCGCTCAGGGTGCCGCTGGTAGGCGGCCAGCCGTTCCTTAAGCCCGGTGGCGGTTAAGCGTGGCGTATCGAGGAGTCGTTGCCACAGCGCTTCAGGCAAGGCGCCGTGGCTCCGAATGTGCTCGGCCAGCACTTGTTTGGCGCCCGCCAACTGGTCTTTGTAGATTTTCGGCGAGGTGGCTTTCAGCACCGCGCAGAGCGCCAACGCCAGGTCTGGCTTAGCCAGCAACTGTTGCAGTTCCTGTTCCAGCGTTTCGACGCGCAGCTCCCTGTCGCGGTAATGATGGGTGTTCTTGATGATCTGTCCTTTGTCCAGACACACGCCATGTTCGGCGATCACTTCGCCGCTGCTCAAGTCGCTGATCCGTAGCCGGCCGTCTTGTTCGCAAACGCCAACCCGCGCATTTTGATATGCCATCGGTACCGAGTATTTATTCGACTGCCAGGCGATCAGGCCGGTCTTATCGGCTTTGCGCGTCACCACGACGGCCGCTGTGGCATCGAGACAGGACGGGGTCAGATACGGCAACATCTTGGCTTTTTCCTCACGATCATACAAGGCGCGCGGGGACTGACCGGTACTGCCGTGGAGGCGTTGATTGGCAATCCGCTCCTGCCAGTCGGCCACATGCTGCTCCAGGTCACGCCAATCGGCAAAGGTCTCGCCGTACAGCCCGTTGTGCTTGACATATTTGACACCGGCTTCGACCTTGCCTTTGCTTTCCGGATCATAGCCTTCACAGGAGCGGATGTGAAAGCCGGCGGCCGTCGCATACTGATGGAAACGCTGATTCAAGGTTAACTCCCGAAACGTTTCGTTGATCACTACCAGCTTGGTCTGATCGTACACGCATTCCTGCGGCATGCCGCCGAAATAGCGGAACGCGGCATCGTGCTGGCGAATCAACAGGTCAGTATCGATCGGACGGTCAGAGACCGACACAGACATCAGCCGTGAATAAGACAGTACGAACACCGTAAAATACACCGTGGTTTCCGTACCTCCGATCATGACGCCGCGCAACTCGCCGCCGTCGACTTGACATTGTTCGCCCGGCACCATGTCCAGCACCGGTTCGTAGTAGCGGGCCTGTTTGAAGCTGATCTCTTGCTTCAACGCCTGGATCAGCAAATACAGCCGCCCTAAGGAGAACGATAAAACGGCACGAACCGACGAGCCTCTTTACGACGAACTCAAACGCCTCAAGAAAGAGATGGCTCGCCTGACCGAGGAGCGCGATTTATTAAAAAAGGCGGCCGCGTACTTCGCCAAGGAGCAACGGTGAAGTACGCCTGGATCCAACAGCATGCAACGGAATTTGCGGTAGGCTCGATGTGCCGGTTCTTGCAGGTATCGCGAAGCGCCTATTATGATTGGCTGCATCGCGTTCCCACCACGGCTGAAAAAGACGATGCCGATCTTACGAAGATCCTGCAAAGTGAGTTCAATAAAAGTCGGACCACCTACGGCACTCGCCGTCTCAAGGTCGCCTTATCAGGCCGAGATCGGACGGTCAGTCGCCGGCGAATAGGCCGTCTCATGCGAGAAGCGGGATTAGCCTGTAAAACCCAGCGCAAATTCAAGGTCACGACGAATTCCCAACATGATCTGCCGATTGCACCTAACCATCTGGATCGACAGTTTAACGTGGGTCGACCCAATCAGGTCTATGTCGGCGATACCACCTATCTTCCTACTCGGGAAGGCTGGCTCTATTTAGCCGTAGTGATTGATCTGTATTCCCGGCAAGTGGTGGACTGGTCCATGGCCGAGCCTATGCGGGCTAAACTGGTGAATGACGCCTTATTAATGGCCGTTTGGAAGCGAAAACCGGAGAAGGGTCTGATGTGGCATACCGATCGCGGCAGTCAATATGCCTCGGAAAGCCATCGGGCGCTGTTAGCCCGGCACGGCATAAGGCAAAGCATGAGCCGTAAGGGCAACTGCTGGGATAATAGTGTTTCAGAAAGCTTCTTCCATACCTTGAAAACCGAACTGGTGCATCCGCAGACCTATCAAACCCGAGCTGGGGCTAGACAGACGATATTTGAGTATATTGAGGTTTTTTACAACCGCGAGCGACTCCATTCAGCCAATGGCTATAGGTCGCCTGTGGACTACGAATTGCTGCATAAAGCGGCTTAACCGTGTGTCCGGAAAAGTGTTGACGTATCATGATTGCTGCTTGATTGTCAAAAAGTGGCTGGCCCCATTACGATTTTGAACTGGCCTAGCATGGGGTTTATTGCTTGGTTGCCCAGACATCATACTCAATTATCGGTTTTGTCTTTTTACGCAAAAAAGAATCTGCTTGACGCTTTCCTTCCAACGCTGTTCCTGCATTTCGGATTGCATGGATTCGCCAACCGCTTTCATTGAGCGAGGATTTAATTAAAACTGGCGGATCTACAAGTCTATCCGTAATTCCACCAAAACGAATGACCATCTTGGCATCGTCAGCGCACACTCGTGCGGCATTGCGCCACACTTGCTGCAAGTCATCGGAAAACTCCTTAGGGCTTGCATGTACTACCTGACCTTGGTTCGTATAGTTAACGGTATCACTTCCTCCCACAAACCAGTTACGGAGCCATTGGTCCGGTATGTAAGTACGCATACCATAATATGGAGGCGAGGTAATTACCCAATTGAATCGATTTTCCGGATGATCTGGCTGAAGCGATATTTCATTACGGCTGTCACCCAATCGTACACTTCCATTAATGACGGGCGTCATACCATAGTAACGTTTGGCTCGCCGTTCAATGACGGCCAAAACATCCATCGGTTCAGGCAAAAGCTCTCTATCTAGCCAGTAGCGTAGAGCATAAGCAGGTTTGGGGGCATAAGTACGTGGACATTGGTTTGAAAAATAGCTTGGAAAGGTTTTTTGTTTTGGACCATGCAACGCACCCATGACTATACCGCGAAGTGCGATACGGGGCGCCGTGGAGCAATCTTCCAAAAGTGCCTCTCGGATTCGACATAGCGAATCCAAAACAGTTGGATGGTAAGCCCATTGCCAAAACTCACTCGTTGGAATTTGGTTTGCTCTGTATTCGGTTAGAATCAGTTGAGCTTCCCTAAGAATATCATCAACAGTTGCTGTTACTAGCTTTGACGCAGTAATTGCCGCTGCAACTGGACTTGAATCTACTCCCAATGAATTCAGACCGACAAGACGTGCGGCAAAGTTGGTTGTGCCTCGACCGCAAAAAGGATCGAGTACTAGATCTGTCTTCCTCGCTCGTCGCTTGAGAATATTAAGCGGGAAATCTAGGGGAAACATCGTAAAGTAAGGACAAATACCATTCAGGAGTGTCAGTTTTTCATTTAGCTTGCCCAAGACTACCTCTTTCGACGCAAATATGTTTTGCCACTTGAATTCCTGAATGTCTCCCACTGTTGATTTTGAGGCCCGTAAATTTGATCCATTGCTTTTTTAACAAGCTCGTAAGCAAATTGATCTCGATCATCAAGATGTGCTGGTAAGTGTTTAACAAAAAAAGCCTTTACGGCCCCCCAGGCAACGCCATCCGGTGATCCAATTTTCTCCATTATATTGCTATCCGCTCGCAGGGAGTCGATCGCTTGTTGCATGAGAGTTGCCATTACATCAATATTTTCACCTTGATCTACCTCAATGGGGAATACATTATCAGGGCTGACAAGGTTAGGTATATGTACCGATGTAACAGTTTGCCCCTGAATTTTAAAAATGGTGCGCAATGTTTGCGCATAAGTATTACCTGCAGGTTGATTGTAATCATGGTCTTGCATTGAAAACATTTTCTCAAATGACAGAGCGCGTAGACTTATCGGGTAAGGTTTCCCGCCCACCGAGCTCCAAAACACGCCTTGCCCTGGAATGGGCTCGTTGAGGAGCGAACTTAACAAGTCATCACTAAAATGCGCATTGGCTCGCTTTAATGAAGTTAGATCGGCTGCCGACAAAAGGTGAAAGATAAACCAATTATCACCTTGACTGAGAATCTCAACGGGAATGCTGCCGGGTTGCTGGGTAATAAGCAGTGCGCCAAGATCATACTTACGCCCCTCTTTCACCCAAGCGATATAAGGCTCTGCTGCCGGTGCGTTCTCATTGAGTACTGATTGAGCTTCTTCAACTACTGCAATGGTTGGTATCGTTTTAGGATCAGCGGCAGTGAATTCCTGCTGATTTCGATCAAAAATACGGCGTAGGATCAGGCCCGAAAGGACAAGAGACTGACCGCCTCTCATCTGGGAGACATCGATAACACAGAGCTTCCCTTCAGAAAGCGAATGTATGAGCATGTCCATAAGTTGGCTACCCCGGTCATGCAACATTTTTACAATTGATGTCATATTACTTCTTGCAGCTAAAGCTTCTGCTTCTTGGCGTGAGGGATCGAGATCAAGAAGCTCGCATATATCCTCAAGCGGTGCTGCGTTTCCGTTAATGTCTATCAGGTTGACCAGAGATGCCCAACGTTCCTGCGACAATCCGCGCAGCTTTCTAACATTCTGTTGTTCTTGGCGATCCGGACTCAAGGCAATGGCAATTACATCACCGGGCCTTAAACGTCTAATATCCAGTCTGATACCACCGGCGACGAAAGATTGATAAAAAGCGCTTGGGTTTTTTCGCTCCGTAAATACGACTAGTTTGTCTTCGAGGCTCGGGACATCGCACAGCCCTGGACGCCCTTTATCATCCGGCCAAAAATATTCACCATCAGGATCGAAAATAACTGTACCCACCGGTACCAATTTGTTACCACGCTTAATAACATGAGGCGTGGTTTCGTAAAGTTTGCTGAATAGCAATTTATTGAGATTTGATTTGCCAAATCCGGCTCGGGCAAATACAAAGCTTCGACGTGATACTAGGGATTCGATTGGAAACCTTACCAAAATTTCTGGTTGAATGAGTTGCATCCACTCCAGCGCATCAAATTTTTTGTTACCCGCAGCATAAATATATTCACCGAATGCCAAATGTCCAATTTCTGCTCCATTAATATTATGTCCAGCAATTTCACGAAGTACATTGCTTGCTGGAAACGCAACTTTGCTGCCAACATGCGGCAAACGGCGGTGCGAAGGGACAAAGGTCAAGTCCTTGGCATTCTTTCGTAGCACTCCAAGTACTCGAATGTTAACCCGATATTTAAGATACTGCTCTCTTAGGTCTTCTGGAATTGGTCGTTCCTCACGGACTGCTCGTATGTTAAATTCCTCACCAGAACCAAATGACAGCTTGCCTTCTGAAGAAAACGACGCGATCCGTCCCAGGACTGCTTCATCTGGTGTTTCCAGTTGAACAAGCAAAAATTGACCATGCATCGGGATATTTTGAAACTCGTTCCGATAGGGCAATACAAGGTCGGCATGAAATTCCATTCCGCCCTGCTGGAATCCTCGAAAAATGCCAACGACTTGGTCCTTGGGAAAAAGTTGGATTTCTGTCATTTTTTATCCATTATCGATAACGTTGTTGTGCAGGATCAGCATCCTGAAGCTGAAAAACATCTAAGGTGCTAGCGTTTATACCTAAACTCGATCTTACCCCTTCATAAATGAAATCTTGCAGTATATCGAAATCAAAATCGACCAAGGCTGCATTTTCATGTGCCTTTTGTAAGCATCGTGGGTAATGAGGTACGGGAAAACCATTAATTGCATCGGCAAGCATAGAGCCTAGAATAATTTGCGAATCTCCGATTTGTGGCACAAAAATGTCAATCGGCCAAACCGGATCACGACGATGAGAACCAAACTTAACCAAAAACATTTTTCCACCCACGAACTTGTTGATCTCACCTCCTTCCCCAGTTCGATCATCCCCTCGCGCGAATTCTGACCAAACGTATGCGCGTTCCTCAACATCGCGTGGCACTTCAACATACGATGGGTAGTCGGTCTGAAGTACATCTTCTAATGCCATTGCCAGACGGTAACGGGAGAGTACCTTGCTATGCTTTGCCACTCCCGCAAGATATATTCTGCGGCGGCTTCGGTTCCACTGTGTTTCGATACGATCATTCATCCCTTGAAGCAGGCGTTGGAACAGGTCCTTAGCAAATACTTTACTTCGCAATAATCCATCACACACAATCAATGTATCAGTGCCGAAATCCTTTTTCAGAATAGAAAACAAAATAGCCCATTCAACTAATTCTCTATAAACCTGAACCCAAGTGGGGGAGACAGGTTTGCCCTTGTCGCCTGGTCGAATCATATGAGAGAGAGCGGGCAAACTGTCAACGTCCAGAAATGCCATCATCTCTCCGAGTGCAGTACTTGGAGAGCCCGGAGGACAGAATTGACGGTCATAAAGTTTTTGAACTGGAGTAGTAGGAGAGACAGCTTCTAAGCAATATTCGTTATTGCTGCTGTCCACTACCCGTATCATCTGAATCAGAAATGGATCAAACTGAAGTTGGTTATTGCCGCCATCAGTGCCAACTAATGAAATAGAAGTCGTTGCGCGAGGTTGGATACGTCGAGTAGCATGCTTAAGAGGACGTATTTCCTTGCGCAGAGCGTCCAGAATACTTTGATCAGCACCAATACACTCAGCTATGGCATCTTTAAGTTGTGATTGAGTCAACGGATCGATCAAAATAATTCCTCTCTTTATTTCTTACCCGTGCATTATCAAATAGCATTAATAATCAGGCAAGCTTAACTTTTTCTCTAGACAAGCTTATTAGCCACTATGTAACTGTCTCTTATTGATGAACGAATTGGAAGGCAATCAGCGTGATGCCACGCCGCATGCTTATGCCGATGCCGAAGCCTTGGCGGAAACCGCCGACGAAATTCTTCAAGGAGCCCAGCCGGCATCGCGTTGGTTGTTTCTTGCTGAGCGTGCGCTGCCGTCGGAAGCCGATATGCAGTCGGTTCGTATCTGGGAAAAACGCTCCATCCAATTCACTTACAATAACGGCACCGTACCGTGCCGTTTTGAAATCAGGACAAATATCCCGCCTCATTCGTTTTTGGCCGGGATGATATAACCATAAAAATCGTGATATTGATAAGATGTAGAAAGACGGCTGTTCAAATAAACTACGCGCCAATGTACTTGCGTCGTTTGAGTTCGGTTCGGAAACCGATTGACAAGATACATTTTCGGGAATCTTCACCGAAAACTAATGAAGTAATGAATGGCCGCGGAAGGAAGCATGCTGACCTGCATAGGATCAAATTCATAACCCTTCTAGGATGATTACCAATTTATATTGATGAATAAGGGAACGTAACATGAAAATATCACGTATAACAACGGCTATGCTGATGGCTTTGATTGTAGACGGCATTTCCATCGCCGAGGCTGCCAGTAAGACTTATGCATATGTAGTGAATAATACCGTACCGGGTAGTGTCACTGTTGTTGATGGCGTTAACAATTCGGTAGTGAAAACCATATCTTTAGGAGGGGCGCATCCGACTCGCCTTTCAGCACGCCCGGACGGCAAAAGAGTCTATATCAACAATAGGGATGGAAACTTTGTTTCCGTCATCGATACTCAATCAAACTCGCTGATTGCTACGGTACCTGTCGGGTTGTCTCCTGAATTTTCCGCGGTGACACCCGACGGATCGGAAGTGTATGTAACAAATAATGATGAAAGCACGGTCTCGGTGATTGAAACCACAAATAATACGGTTGTGGCCACCATTCCGGTATCCAATTATCCGAGATTCGTCAATGTCACCAAGGACGGCAAATATGTCTTGACTTCTCCCAAGAATTCGACGGCAGTCGATGTCATCGAAGTCGCCAGCCATTCGCTGATAAAGTCCATCGAGGTCGGCGACCAGCCTTCCGGTCTGGTCAATTCGCCTGACGGCAGCCGTGTTTATGTCTGTGTTCGGGGAAATAACACGCTGGCTACGATCGACGTTGCCAAGCTGGAGACAATCGCTACGACGCCCACGGGTAATTTCCCGGTTAACCTGAACGTCTCGCCTGACGGCAATACAGTATACGTGGTCAATCGCGACGACGGCACCGTGACGATGGTGGATACAACCAGCATCGATGCGAACACATCCGCCCATCCGGTACTGGCAACTGTTCCGGTCGGTCCGACGCCTTGGGAAATTGTGGTGTCTCCCGATAGCAAAAAAGCCTATATCGCTCCATCAAACAGTAACTCATTGGTCATTGTCGACGCCGCCACTAAATCGGTATCCAAGACTCTACCGATAGGCACTGGACCTTATTGGACCGTATTGAATACTCCGGGTACTCGTGCTTTCGTTGCCATTCCTATCGATGGAACTGTGTCGATCACTGATACCGTTTCGGAGAGTGTGTTAGCCACGCTGCCTACGGCTAAAAACGCCTGGACCGTGCTGGCCGTCGATGTGCCGGTGCCCGAAGCCGACAGCGATGGGGACGGCATTTTCGATTCGGCGGATAACTGCCCGTCGATAGCCAATCCCGATCAGGCCGACAGTGACGGCAATGGTGTCGGTGATGTCTGTGAAGCCCCCGTGGCTCCTGCCATAACCAGCGTTTCTCCATCTTCCGGCAAAAAAGGCGCCACCGTGACCGTGACTCTGACCGGCAGCGGATTCGAGCAAAACTTTACCGCAGCCGTGCTGCCTACTCCCGCCGGCGTCACGATTAAATCGACTCAGTATGTGAATGCGAGCACCGTTACCCTGACGCTCAATATCGCAAGTAACGCGCCTGCCGGTTTGAGAGGGTTCTCCATTACCAATACCTCGAGCGGTCTCAAAGCATCGGCCGACCGCTCATTTAGTGTAACCAATTAGTCATTCCTCTCGTGACGGCTGGCGGTATCTTAGCAGGCACTGTCGAGTAACTCCTCGACAGTGTATTGCGAGCATACCGCCAGCCTTTTTTTTACATTACTTCGGCCTGAAGCGTAGCGGGGAAGATGTTAAAAGACTTCCGTAACCGTAAACCAACGGGCTTTCAAGGTAAGATAAAAACAGTGTTCAAAAAGGCCTTCAATGGCCTTGTCTCATTGTTGATTCTTTCGATTCAGACAATAGCGGCCGATCTCCCGAGTTTCCTTGTTTTTTAGCCGACGTTCGGACTAATTCATCCCGCCGTATCAATTAACTCGACTTCATTGAACCGAGCGACAGCCGACGGAAGCCGATCCTTTGTTTTTGAATGAGAATTTTTTAAATGCTTGCCCTGGATGCTTGAACAAATTACGGTCGAGTTTCTTTCCTATAATCGATCATTTCGAGCGTGGAACAATTAGCGAAGAGAATACCGGAGCTGATTATAATGAGGCTTTATTAACGCTGTTGCCTCCAGCGAAAATAGGTTTTTCCGTTGTCGCAAACCCAGCTTGCTCGCTGCGTGCCGGTTTTAGTCGTGCGCAACTGGCAATGATGCTCGGCCTTGAACTCTTCCCAATGCTCGTCATCGAAGTCCACTCTGAGATATAAACTGGATAAAATGACCACCAGCAGTGCAAAAAAAAGAATGAAAAAGGTATCAATCGGATTTTCTTGAGTAAATTGACTGATTTTCGATATCAACTTTTTAAAAATCATGACGTTAACCATAAATAATGGAATTTTAAATATACACCGGTTTCAGATGCGGGCCAATCGATGTTTCTTTACTTTAGGAGAGACAAGAATTATTGCCGAATTTGACCGAGTCCTCCTGTAGAGTTCCTTGCTTTGATCTTTAAAAATAAAACGCCTGGAGATTTTCCGGCGTTTGATGGTAGTTCTGATAATATTTTAAAGATGTGAGAAAAGCCAAGATAGGGTTGAATAGAGGATGATAATGAATAAAGAAGAAATTGGGTAGGCGCATCTTATCATCTTTGTATCGATGGATTATTTTCCATAATTTCGTTAGGGCTATTGAGGAAAAACCGATAAACGTTTTATATTAGTATTGAAGAGCCGTCTCCGGCAGCAACGGTGGAGCAACTTGCCGGGCTATGAAGACGGCATGATCTGAATCCGGAGTACTACGAGGACATTATGATTTACAAAGTCGAAGGCGATATTCTGTTGAGCAAAGCCCATGCGATAGCGCACGGAGTAGGAATTAACGATCCGATGGATAAAGGCTTGTCGCTGGAACTCCAAAAAAAATATCCCTCCTTGCCGAAGGATTTTCACCGATGGTGTCACCAGCATAACACCAAGCCCGGAGAGGCCTGGCTATGGAACGGCCCTGACCACGTGCATATCATGAATCTGATTACCCAGGAAGGGATGGGCAGCGTCGAGAATCCTCACGGGAAGGCGACGCTCAGCAATGTGAAGCATGCCTTGAACGCCTG from Methylosarcina fibrata AML-C10 harbors:
- a CDS encoding ATP-binding protein, with the translated sequence MTEIQLFPKDQVVGIFRGFQQGGMEFHADLVLPYRNEFQNIPMHGQFLLVQLETPDEAVLGRIASFSSEGKLSFGSGEEFNIRAVREERPIPEDLREQYLKYRVNIRVLGVLRKNAKDLTFVPSHRRLPHVGSKVAFPASNVLREIAGHNINGAEIGHLAFGEYIYAAGNKKFDALEWMQLIQPEILVRFPIESLVSRRSFVFARAGFGKSNLNKLLFSKLYETTPHVIKRGNKLVPVGTVIFDPDGEYFWPDDKGRPGLCDVPSLEDKLVVFTERKNPSAFYQSFVAGGIRLDIRRLRPGDVIAIALSPDRQEQQNVRKLRGLSQERWASLVNLIDINGNAAPLEDICELLDLDPSRQEAEALAARSNMTSIVKMLHDRGSQLMDMLIHSLSEGKLCVIDVSQMRGGQSLVLSGLILRRIFDRNQQEFTAADPKTIPTIAVVEEAQSVLNENAPAAEPYIAWVKEGRKYDLGALLITQQPGSIPVEILSQGDNWFIFHLLSAADLTSLKRANAHFSDDLLSSLLNEPIPGQGVFWSSVGGKPYPISLRALSFEKMFSMQDHDYNQPAGNTYAQTLRTIFKIQGQTVTSVHIPNLVSPDNVFPIEVDQGENIDVMATLMQQAIDSLRADSNIMEKIGSPDGVAWGAVKAFFVKHLPAHLDDRDQFAYELVKKAMDQIYGPQNQQWETFRNSSGKTYLRRKR
- a CDS encoding beta-propeller fold lactonase family protein, with the protein product MKISRITTAMLMALIVDGISIAEAASKTYAYVVNNTVPGSVTVVDGVNNSVVKTISLGGAHPTRLSARPDGKRVYINNRDGNFVSVIDTQSNSLIATVPVGLSPEFSAVTPDGSEVYVTNNDESTVSVIETTNNTVVATIPVSNYPRFVNVTKDGKYVLTSPKNSTAVDVIEVASHSLIKSIEVGDQPSGLVNSPDGSRVYVCVRGNNTLATIDVAKLETIATTPTGNFPVNLNVSPDGNTVYVVNRDDGTVTMVDTTSIDANTSAHPVLATVPVGPTPWEIVVSPDSKKAYIAPSNSNSLVIVDAATKSVSKTLPIGTGPYWTVLNTPGTRAFVAIPIDGTVSITDTVSESVLATLPTAKNAWTVLAVDVPVPEADSDGDGIFDSADNCPSIANPDQADSDGNGVGDVCEAPVAPAITSVSPSSGKKGATVTVTLTGSGFEQNFTAAVLPTPAGVTIKSTQYVNASTVTLTLNIASNAPAGLRGFSITNTSSGLKASADRSFSVTN
- the istA gene encoding IS21 family transposase, which translates into the protein MVPGEQCQVDGGELRGVMIGGTETTVYFTVFVLSYSRLMSVSVSDRPIDTDLLIRQHDAAFRYFGGMPQECVYDQTKLVVINETFRELTLNQRFHQYATAAGFHIRSCEGYDPESKGKVEAGVKYVKHNGLYGETFADWRDLEQHVADWQERIANQRLHGSTGQSPRALYDREEKAKMLPYLTPSCLDATAAVVVTRKADKTGLIAWQSNKYSVPMAYQNARVGVCEQDGRLRISDLSSGEVIAEHGVCLDKGQIIKNTHHYRDRELRVETLEQELQQLLAKPDLALALCAVLKATSPKIYKDQLAGAKQVLAEHIRSHGALPEALWQRLLDTPRLTATGLKERLAAYQRHPERITPAEAKPTASPASTVLARYGALHGHPTGQGVSHGVH
- a CDS encoding DNA methyltransferase, which translates into the protein MGKLNEKLTLLNGICPYFTMFPLDFPLNILKRRARKTDLVLDPFCGRGTTNFAARLVGLNSLGVDSSPVAAAITASKLVTATVDDILREAQLILTEYRANQIPTSEFWQWAYHPTVLDSLCRIREALLEDCSTAPRIALRGIVMGALHGPKQKTFPSYFSNQCPRTYAPKPAYALRYWLDRELLPEPMDVLAVIERRAKRYYGMTPVINGSVRLGDSRNEISLQPDHPENRFNWVITSPPYYGMRTYIPDQWLRNWFVGGSDTVNYTNQGQVVHASPKEFSDDLQQVWRNAARVCADDAKMVIRFGGITDRLVDPPVLIKSSLNESGWRIHAIRNAGTALEGKRQADSFLRKKTKPIIEYDVWATKQ
- a CDS encoding macro domain-containing protein; translation: MIYKVEGDILLSKAHAIAHGVGINDPMDKGLSLELQKKYPSLPKDFHRWCHQHNTKPGEAWLWNGPDHVHIMNLITQEGMGSVENPHGKATLSNVKHALNACLKIIATEKITSIALPRLATGVGDLDWDDVLPIMENHLSGLDIPVYIYAVYRPGQQAHEPGLPSL